The nucleotide window TGAACTTGCTAAAACAGTTTTAGGCAGTGCGATAGGGTTAACCATAGGGCATATTATTGGTTCTTTAATAGAAGTTGAAAGGGAAAAGTTTAGTATTAAGTACCCTTGTCTACCTAGAAAAGAGAACTCACTCGCTGAAGCAATAACGGAGTGGAAATGATATTACTAGATACTTCATTTCTATACGCTTATCTAAATAAGAAAAATTATTATATAATATATCTGCCTGCGGCCGTAGTCTAGCCTGTTGCTTTCTACGGGAGTCAACGGTTTAAAACCTAAACCTGTAAAGAAGAGTGCCTAGTACTCTATTAAGTAGTCAACCTTCTTCTTTTCGGAAAACTTTCTCATAATTTCTGACAAGTCCACATTTTTCATTTGCTTTACTAAGTCTCCTAGCTTTTCCTTCACCTTATTGATCTTATCAATCATTTGCTGGTATAGTTTATTGTCTATCTTGTATAAAAAATGCAGAAAATCGAGCGTAAATATAGAACCTTAGAATAGCATGTCCTGACATAAAAATAACTACCTTACACCCTCACTTCTATTTCTTAATTTCACGTAAGTCTCGACCACGTTAACAAAGGATTCAACGTAGGATTCCCTTACCTTTCCGCATACAGTAAGACTCTTTGCTACTGATTAAGGACTCTTGTGGAAGACTATTAACTTAGAAATCTCCTTCTGTTTCACCATGAAATTACGTAGAAACATAATTTTCTCGGCTCTAGCGTTTTTCATGGGTTACCTGGCTAGGATAACGTGGAGCGTAACATCACCCTACTCCTCACTAAGACCTACAGTTGCGGAGGATAGTTTAATTTTCACTTTGTTCTTCTTAGGTTATGTAATTGTACAAATACCTGCTGGGATTCTTGCTGATATGAAGTCAGCTAAGCTGATAACTTCTTTAGTTCTGCTTCCACTCTCCCTCTCCCTCTTTCTATCTGGTATGGCAAATAACATTGAACTAGAGTACATAGCTAGCCTGATTATGGGACTTTCAGCCGGTTGGATATACCCAGCCACACTTAAAGTCATCTCTGAGACCTATAAGGGAAGGGAGCTCGCGATAGCCATGGGCTACTACAGCCTGGCGTGGCCCCTTTCCATCACGATAGCCGGATTAGCTATTCCCTACTTGACTATAAACCTAGGGTGGCGGTGGCCATACTATATCTTAGCAGCTTTGGGGATTGTAGGGGCTATAGGAACACTGACAGTGAGTTACCCTAGTAATAACCTTAAAGGGAAATCCGGGTTTATCATTAAGTTTAACAGAGACGTGACTATCCTGAGCTTCTCAGGATTTCTATTTTTCTCTTCATACTGGATAATAACGCTGTATTCATACAAGTATTTCTTGCTTATTTTCAATAACCCTTATCTTGCTGGTATTTCATACTCCCTCCTAGCGTTGACCGGAATTCCTTCCACCCTGATCTCGGGTCGGTTCATAAACAGACTTGGGGTTAAAAGGACACTCATGGTCTTTGAATTAGCTTATGGTATCTTAATTGTGGGAATAGCGTTCTTACACGAGCCTTTAGTAGTATTTGTCATAGCTTCCCTAATGGGGTTTATCAGGTTTGTAATAACTCCTGCCAACTCAACTGCTGTCTCCTTGGTGGGAGGAAATAAGTCTGGCTCAGTAGCCGGGACCGTCAACTTGTTTTGGCAGAGTAGTGGAATCTCCTCTCCTGTGCTAGCTTCAATAATCTTGGGATACTCTAACTACTTTGTCCTTTGGCTTTTTTCAGCTCTCCTGGTCATAGGTTCAGCAATTGGTTATATTTCTTTGAAAATAAAAAATTAATTAAATATTATATAATATCTGTTAAAACTAGATTATTAACGTTTAAAATATCGCTTGTTTAAATCTGCGTTTTACATGAATATATGCAACTAGAAGACCAAGAGGCGTCTGATAAAAATAACGGCAAACCTCGTCCTTTGGGGGGACGTTTTTTACACTCCTTTTCCTCATCTTTTCCTATGGAGCTCCCTTCTGGTCAACTTAAAGACAATGAGGAACGGGGGCCGATTTCTCCCGCAATACCGGAGGGGAGCGTCCGTACTGTCACTGTTAGACTTTTCCCTAATGGAGCGCAACAGAAGCGAGCCTATACAACGAGGTCAACTGCGAGAGGAGGCTACAGTTCTTCAAGGACAAGAGAGTAGACTTCAAGGGGACTTAGGACAAGTACTACGAGAAGTACAAGGAGGTGCTTAGGGTTAATTCACAGGCAGTACTACAGAAGAACAATGAGGCGTGGTCTTCCTTTTTCTCGTCACTGAAGGACAAAGACAGCCTACCTTTCTTCGTCCAGTACACCTTGCTACCGGGGTACTGGAAAGACAAGGGGAAGAGGAAGTTAACCCTTGTCATTAGGCAAGACCGCTACGAAGTCGACGAGGAAAGGCACGTGCTAGTCCTCAAGGACTGGAAGATGGAGGTACCCTTCTCAGGAAGACTTAAGTGGTCTGGTACTCAAGGTAGGCTAGAGGTACACATCCACGGCAACAGGTTCTACGCCCACATCCCTGTCAACGTAGGTAGAGTTAACGCAAGGGAGAGCAAAAGACCGATCAAGGACTCTCCCATCGTCCATGACGAGAGGGATAAGGTACAGCTAGCTTCACCGAGAGGTGATAAGGTAGCTCCAATAGACTGGGCATTAACACGTTGGCTTCAGTAACTATAGACGACGGTACCGTGCTGTTCTACCGTAGCTCCCTCGTTAAGAGGGAGTACTTCTACTTCTAAAAGAAGATAGCAGGACTAGACAAGTTAAAGGCTTAGACAGAGGAAGTCCAAGAGACTGAGGCTAGGGAAGAGGTGCTAAGAGAAAGGGAAAGGGTCTTCACCATGCTCTGCCGCAGGCTCCTCCATTATTACAGGACTTTATCCTCTCACCTCGCTAAGACGCTGTGGGGGTTAGGGGTCTCAACAGTCTACCTCCGTTACCCTTACTTCATCTCTCAGGACAAGGGTATCAACTTCACTACAAACATCTGGTCTTACCGTAAGTTAATTGAAGCAATCAGGGGCAAACTCTACGAGTATGGTAAAAAGGTATTCCTCGTTGTTGAGTATAACACTTCACGTCTCTGTGATTTCCACGACGTCGGAGTGAGGAGACGTCTTAGGGGAGTTGTTAACTGCCCTTTAGGTCACAGGCTCTACAGTGACCTCAACGGTGCCCTCAACATTATGAAACTGGGGGTAAAGGAAGTCGTTAACGTATTAAAAAGACCTCTTTCCTTTCTCGTCTCTTCTAACTGAGTAACTCCCGTAAAGGGGAGTAACGCTCAAGACCTTAGTAGAACCCTCGCACTTTAGGGGTGGGAGGGGTCAGTTCCGTAGCTGAGCTTAATAGAAGATAATGAACGAAATATGCGTAGCAAAATTTTAGGAAAAAAGAACATGAAACAATATCGGTTTTACCTTTAAACCCTTTAGCTATTAATTTTTAGATATCCGAGGCTGTTACGGGGTAACTTTAAATGTTTACGACCTACTCTTCTGTAGATAAGTTTTATATACAAATGTAGTATTATTTTCAGTGCCGCAGTAGTATAGCCCGGTCATGCTCTGCGCCGACAGTATGCGGGCCTTTCGAGCCCGTGACCCGGGTTCAAATCCCGGCTGCGGCACCATATTCCCTTCATACTAGCCTAGAATTCTATTATCTTACACAAGTATATTATAGAATCTTGTATTTCTTTATCGACCTTATGACGCTCAGTGAATTACCCAGCATCAAGAAGCTCCTGTTAT belongs to Metallosphaera tengchongensis and includes:
- a CDS encoding zinc ribbon domain-containing protein is translated as MLRERERVFTMLCRRLLHYYRTLSSHLAKTLWGLGVSTVYLRYPYFISQDKGINFTTNIWSYRKLIEAIRGKLYEYGKKVFLVVEYNTSRLCDFHDVGVRRRLRGVVNCPLGHRLYSDLNGALNIMKLGVKEVVNVLKRPLSFLVSSN
- a CDS encoding MFS transporter yields the protein MKLRRNIIFSALAFFMGYLARITWSVTSPYSSLRPTVAEDSLIFTLFFLGYVIVQIPAGILADMKSAKLITSLVLLPLSLSLFLSGMANNIELEYIASLIMGLSAGWIYPATLKVISETYKGRELAIAMGYYSLAWPLSITIAGLAIPYLTINLGWRWPYYILAALGIVGAIGTLTVSYPSNNLKGKSGFIIKFNRDVTILSFSGFLFFSSYWIITLYSYKYFLLIFNNPYLAGISYSLLALTGIPSTLISGRFINRLGVKRTLMVFELAYGILIVGIAFLHEPLVVFVIASLMGFIRFVITPANSTAVSLVGGNKSGSVAGTVNLFWQSSGISSPVLASIILGYSNYFVLWLFSALLVIGSAIGYISLKIKN